Proteins co-encoded in one Actinomadura luteofluorescens genomic window:
- a CDS encoding aminoglycoside phosphotransferase family protein yields the protein MTDEDVLQDAPHRRVVRVGDTVRRPTHPWTPAVHALLGHLEQVGFPYSQRLLGMDQEGRAVLTYLDGESGPRGWAKVADDAGLKTFARLLHDYHDAVADFRPPDELAWFTGESGLGDDQVICHGDFGPWNIVWRGARPVGILDWDYARPADRMHDIAYALEYVAPFRDDAECLRWLRYPQPPDRRHRVEVFAATYGLTSTTGLIDAVIDVQQDGIEQVRRLADAGLQPQARWVADGLLDELDQRLAWSRANRHLFE from the coding sequence ATGACGGACGAGGACGTGCTGCAGGACGCGCCGCATCGCAGGGTGGTCCGTGTCGGCGACACCGTCCGCAGGCCCACCCACCCATGGACACCGGCCGTCCATGCGTTGCTCGGGCACCTGGAGCAAGTCGGTTTCCCTTACTCGCAGCGGCTGCTGGGCATGGACCAAGAGGGTCGTGCGGTCCTGACCTATCTGGATGGCGAGTCCGGCCCGCGCGGCTGGGCCAAGGTGGCCGATGATGCCGGGCTGAAGACCTTCGCCCGCCTGTTGCACGACTATCACGACGCCGTCGCCGATTTCCGCCCGCCCGATGAGCTCGCCTGGTTCACCGGCGAGAGCGGGCTGGGCGATGATCAGGTGATCTGCCACGGGGACTTCGGCCCTTGGAACATCGTCTGGAGGGGCGCGCGCCCGGTCGGGATCCTCGACTGGGACTACGCCCGGCCCGCCGACCGCATGCACGACATCGCCTACGCACTGGAGTACGTCGCGCCGTTTCGCGATGACGCCGAATGCCTGCGCTGGCTGCGCTATCCCCAGCCGCCCGACCGACGCCACCGGGTGGAGGTGTTCGCCGCCACCTACGGCCTGACCTCCACCACGGGGCTGATCGATGCGGTCATCGACGTCCAGCAGGACGGGATCGAGCAGGTTCGCAGGCTGGCCGATGCCGGACTCCAGCCCCAAGCCCGCTGGGTCGCTGACGGTCTCCTCGACGAACTGGACCAACGGCTGGCCTGGAGTCGAGCCAACCGCCACCTGTTCGAGTAA